One Candidatus Culexarchaeum yellowstonense genomic region harbors:
- a CDS encoding GIY-YIG nuclease family protein, whose amino-acid sequence MLEELKPLDGGTYTLVILASRDFSVEVGRMGLIHFRAGLYTYTGSALSRKFGLYNRVSRHLRRYGKKLRWHVDYLLSVDVVDVKGLCASHSDFRFECNVAEAILKTLNGAPIIGFGCSDCKCPSHLHYFESMNYFELLDSLFKLYVNLGLSPIKILLP is encoded by the coding sequence TTGCTGGAGGAGCTTAAACCCCTTGATGGTGGAACTTACACACTTGTAATTCTTGCTTCACGGGATTTCAGCGTTGAGGTTGGCCGTATGGGTTTAATTCACTTTAGAGCTGGCTTGTACACTTATACTGGTTCGGCTCTCAGTAGGAAATTTGGGTTGTATAATAGGGTTTCAAGACATTTGAGGAGGTATGGTAAGAAGTTGAGGTGGCATGTGGACTACTTATTGTCAGTGGACGTGGTTGATGTGAAGGGTTTATGTGCATCTCATAGTGATTTTAGGTTTGAATGTAATGTGGCCGAAGCCATACTTAAAACACTTAATGGTGCTCCAATAATTGGTTTTGGGTGTTCCGACTGTAAGTGCCCAAGTCATCTTCATTATTTTGAATCCATGAATTATTTTGAATTGCTGGATTCCCTTTTCAAATTATATGTTAATTTGGGTCTAAGTCCAATAAAAATACTTTTACCTTGA
- a CDS encoding DUF2286 domain-containing protein, translated as MKSIVILSENGNVKIYKEMDLDLDKAVKEMAKEAMELWDSGKSDFIIIRDSYPMEIKLPLTNEEYEVYSKLSIQRTQQKTVIVELPIYVISFDNEWFDDEYKDNRVFVVTIGVPFREEAKKEIMDWCSEMTSKEAEEEEEEE; from the coding sequence TTGAAGAGCATAGTAATACTCTCCGAAAATGGAAACGTCAAGATATACAAGGAGATGGACCTAGACCTAGATAAAGCTGTGAAGGAGATGGCTAAGGAAGCAATGGAGTTATGGGATAGCGGCAAATCAGACTTCATAATAATAAGAGACAGTTACCCAATGGAGATAAAGCTACCATTGACTAATGAGGAGTATGAAGTGTACTCAAAATTGAGTATCCAGAGAACCCAGCAGAAGACAGTTATAGTTGAGCTACCAATATACGTAATATCATTCGACAATGAATGGTTTGATGATGAATATAAGGATAACAGGGTATTCGTAGTAACCATAGGAGTCCCATTTAGGGAGGAAGCTAAGAAGGAGATAATGGATTGGTGCAGTGAAATGACCTCAAAAGAAGCTGAAGAAGAAGAGGAAGAAGAATAA
- a CDS encoding DUF483 domain-containing protein, with amino-acid sequence MSELLKSFMEDKRILDRVKLEDYLSVYFDVRPASFFTMIAELPNAREIGAKIDFECKDDLALIMSTRDIQLRGELIIELRKKIDELFKKYVLDSDVFKAHEYWAKKLGLRMEMDKVRPSICEVYLFKDKSVGKRLKNLFYIRREIRKVIYQMQNVSLPPSLLAYPEELSSKFVSELGSILGYPECCIKRYAEERASGIYVEGRISEQIKNLRKSGDKPNVFSFFSSSFIPHDPKCEKAAEIGMKLYEALRDNIPGAHQKYYAILEENVNTAENFPEVIKSYRQSAESRLKDLLMHT; translated from the coding sequence ATGAGTGAATTGTTGAAGTCATTTATGGAGGATAAACGTATTCTGGATAGGGTTAAATTGGAAGATTATCTCTCAGTTTATTTTGATGTTAGGCCAGCATCCTTCTTCACCATGATTGCGGAGCTTCCAAATGCTAGGGAGATTGGCGCTAAAATTGACTTTGAATGTAAGGATGATTTGGCTTTGATAATGTCCACTAGGGATATACAGTTGAGGGGGGAGTTGATAATTGAGTTGAGGAAGAAGATTGATGAATTGTTTAAGAAGTATGTTTTGGATTCCGATGTATTTAAGGCTCATGAGTATTGGGCTAAGAAGCTTGGTTTGAGGATGGAGATGGATAAGGTTAGGCCAAGCATATGTGAAGTCTATCTATTTAAGGATAAGAGTGTGGGTAAGAGGTTGAAGAATTTATTTTATATTAGGAGGGAGATTAGGAAGGTAATATATCAGATGCAAAATGTCAGTTTACCACCATCCTTACTGGCGTATCCTGAGGAGCTTTCCTCAAAGTTTGTTAGTGAACTTGGGAGTATACTTGGATACCCCGAGTGTTGTATTAAGAGGTATGCTGAGGAGAGGGCTTCAGGCATATATGTTGAGGGTAGAATATCTGAGCAAATTAAGAATTTGAGGAAATCTGGGGATAAGCCAAATGTCTTCTCATTCTTCTCAAGTAGCTTTATACCCCACGACCCTAAATGTGAGAAGGCTGCTGAAATTGGAATGAAATTGTATGAGGCTCTAAGGGATAATATTCCAGGCGCCCATCAAAAATACTATGCCATCCTAGAGGAAAACGTCAATACTGCTGAAAACTTCCCTGAGGTAATTAAGTCTTATAGGCAATCAGCTGAGTCTAGACTTAAAGACCTACTTATGCACACATGA
- a CDS encoding prepilin peptidase, producing MMNEIYYARFIIAAIGLTISSWQDWKSREINDLIWVFMAASGTPLLIYEAYVRGSVLWIILSATSILFSIVTGLTLYKLDLFGGADAKALISLSILIPVMPEELSIKLNTHPITSISIFNNSILLSTTPSIYLLLRNTCRVAMGEKIFTGLEEESIVKKILAMMTGYRMSLSELKDRRFLYPIEEVKLENGIIKRRLSIRVGASSSEEKLEDIINLYDNGVLEGDVWVTPALPLIIFIAIGTLITFTYGDIVMKIIRILGGIRFSSR from the coding sequence ATGATGAACGAGATATACTACGCTAGATTCATAATTGCAGCAATAGGATTAACCATATCATCATGGCAAGATTGGAAGAGTAGGGAGATAAATGATTTAATATGGGTTTTCATGGCAGCCTCCGGAACACCATTACTTATCTATGAAGCATACGTTAGGGGATCTGTACTCTGGATTATACTCTCAGCCACATCTATACTTTTCTCCATAGTAACTGGGTTGACACTATACAAACTGGACTTATTTGGTGGAGCAGATGCAAAGGCACTAATATCCCTAAGCATACTGATACCAGTAATGCCTGAGGAGCTATCCATAAAACTCAATACTCACCCAATAACGTCAATATCCATATTCAACAACTCAATACTACTATCCACAACGCCATCAATATATCTGCTATTAAGAAATACATGCAGAGTGGCAATGGGGGAGAAGATATTTACAGGATTGGAGGAGGAGAGTATAGTTAAGAAGATCTTGGCAATGATGACTGGATACAGGATGAGTTTAAGCGAACTTAAGGATAGGAGATTCCTATACCCAATAGAGGAAGTGAAGTTGGAGAATGGAATTATTAAGAGGAGGTTGAGTATAAGGGTTGGAGCATCATCAAGTGAAGAGAAATTGGAGGATATAATAAATCTTTATGATAATGGAGTATTAGAGGGGGATGTATGGGTCACCCCAGCCTTACCACTAATAATATTCATAGCCATAGGCACACTCATAACCTTCACATACGGAGACATTGTAATGAAAATTATACGTATCCTAGGCGGTATACGATTCAGTTCAAGGTAA